Proteins encoded by one window of Mercenaria mercenaria strain notata chromosome 4, MADL_Memer_1, whole genome shotgun sequence:
- the LOC123551511 gene encoding uncharacterized protein LOC123551511: MSLLTSKNDQDSSDIDEQKIFSCVTMEYFEDGLFDCIVMNKGCKILDYLKKGLDINHAFRSTDRPDRLGKTLLEIAVLYGVTDVVKILIKRKCDVNLTYVVNIKDFSYQLEEFKKRDKLKLTCMYRCIVQADIHLIKMLVNAGFDVNAFDERGCTSIWHAADLNNYDMLKSMLLSKEADVNKADNTRLTPLHISAMKGNVKMTSLLIQRGADVDKVQLRGSTALILACRAADYDTVRILLLNGADPNHVGYNGHNVISTALQSTKDIRIPEMLISCGALVDLELIDLCRKEGKKFLLLKEHPEFFELLKECAFTPRTMKTLCCLNIRRLLVQSRVKMHLIKKVEKLPLPRLIKDYLLFGHV, encoded by the coding sequence ATGAGTTTACTAACATCCAAGAATGACCAAGATTCTTCAGACATTGATGAACAGAAGATATTCTCTTGTGTGACGATGGAATATTTTGAGGATGGTCTTTTCGATTGCATAGTAATGAATAAAGGATGTAAAATTTTGGATTATTTAAAGAAAGGTCTTGATATAAACCATGCTTTCCGAAGTACAGATAGGCCAGATAGACTGGGCAAAACGTTGTTAGAAATAGCAGTTTTGTACGGCGTGACTGATGTCGTCAAAATCTTAATAAAACGGAAATGTGACGTCAATTTGACATACGTTGTAAACATTAAGGACTTTTCTTATCAACTGGAAGAATTTAAGAAAAGAGATAAACTCAAACTGACGTGCATGTATAGATGTATTGTTCAGGCTGATATCCACCTAATTAAGATGTTAGTAAATGCAGGATTTGACGTGAATGCCTTTGACGAGCGTGGTTGCACATCCATATGGCATGCTGCTGATCTTAATAATTATGACATGTTAAAATCGATGTTACTATCTAAGGAAGCCGACGTGAACAAGGCTGACAACACTCGTTTAACACCGCTTCATATATCAGCAATGAAAGGTAACGTGAAAATGACGTCACTTCTTATACAGCGTGGTGCTGACGTGGATAAAGTCCAATTACGAGGATCAACCGCACTGATTCTTGCTTGCCGAGCGGCAGATTATGACACTGTGCGAATACTGCTGCTGAATGGTGCCGATCCCAATCACGTGGGCTATAACGGTCACAATGTTATATCAACGGCTTTACAATCAACGAAGGACATAAGAATACCAGAAATGCTTATATCTTGTGGTGCTCTTGTAGATTTAGAACTCATTGACTTGTGTAGAAAGGAGGGCAAGAAATTTCTTCTATTGAAAGAGCATCCTGAATTCTTTGAACTTTTGAAGGAGTGTGCATTTACTCCACGGACAATGAAAACATTGTGCTGTCTGAATATTCGAAGACTGCTGGTCCAGTCACGTGTCaaaatgcatttgattaaaaAAGTGGAGAAACTACCATTACCGCGTCTCATAAAGGATTACCTTCTATTCGGTCATGTCTAG
- the LOC128556322 gene encoding uncharacterized protein LOC128556322: MAWHKQKQYDPTDAFIQNERHQKVLDLKLQKIDKLWYNQLRLLSRDRLQLTSDLLRLEDEKGQLEYYDENMEVHKLKKYTDGCMLHMKQLKRELTHDNFNFETTGAIHMKRTIQSMNLPRLDGGCIVTQSNRHNKKPKKPEKSQLRKRRKSNLMKSKIFSISDSNLDKVSKYKQENNESDVSKSELTRVTEPKLDTEATQKTTFPNISSKLKVSRTNEQHRYLKERMATALVLPTVTEVPPRQRKLSI; the protein is encoded by the coding sequence aTGGCTTGGCACAAACAAAAACAGTACGACCCTACAGATGCATTCATTCAGAATGAACGGCACCAAAAAGTTCTCGACCTGAAATTACAGAAAATTGACAAGCTTTGGTACAACCAACTTAGATTACTTTCACGTGATCGCCTTCAATTAACCTCGGATTTATTGCGCTTGGAAGATGAAAAAGGTCAACTAGAATATTACGATGAAAACATGGAAGTTCACAAACTGAAGAAATACACAGATGGGTGCATGCTACACATGAAACAGCTGAAAAGAGAACTAACTCATgacaatttcaattttgaaaccACAGGTGCTATTCATATGAAAAGAACTATACAATCCATGAATTTACCGAGACTAGATGGTGGCTGTATTGTAACTCAGTCAAATAGACATAATAAAAAACCAAAGAAACCTGAAAAAAGTCAGTTGAGAAAAAGGCGAAAGTCGAATTTGATGAAATCAAAGATATTCAGCATATCAGATTCTAATCTAGACAAAGTatcaaaatacaaacaagaaaataatgaaaGTGACGTTTCCAAATCGGAACTGACACGTGTAACTGAACCGAAATTAGATACTGAAGCAACACAAAAAACTACTTTTCCGAACATATCGAGTAAACTTAAAGTGAGCAGAACGAATGAACAGCACAGGTACTTAAAAGAAAGAATGGCCACAGCTCTTGTACTTCCAACCGTGACAGAAGTGCCTCCGCGACAAAGGAAATTAAGCATATGA